The Terriglobus roseus sequence TTGCAGGACGCATCTCCGCTTGGCTGAAACGCGGCGCATCGCACGCCCACAAAGACCGGCCCATCTCGATGATCGCCCTGACTGCGATGCTGCTGCCGGTATGCCTCTATGTCGGCTACTTCGGCGCGGGTGGTGGCCTGCTCATCATGGCCGCACTCGGCGTGCTGGGCGTGGAGGCCATGCATGAACTGAACAGCATGAAGGTGCTGGTGGCGTGCATCGCAAACCTGTCTGCAGTGGTGACGTTCGTCGTATCGAACTCGGTGGCGTGGCACTACTGCCTCATCGCGATGGTCTTTGCAGGTCTCGGCGGCTACGTCGGCGCACACTATGCACGTCGCCTGCCCGCCGCTGCCATGCGGGCCATGGTCATCGCTGTCGGCTTCGCTGTATCCGGTTGGTTTTTCTGGGTAGCGCATACGCGCACCTAACGCATTAGGAGATTGGAAGCATGAGTCACGAAGGCATACGCATGATCAGCCGCGAGGAGAGCGAGCTCGTCGCAAAGACCGAGCAGCCTCTGCCGGCTGCAGCGATCACGCCCGCGAAGGTGAAGATCGCCATCACGGAGGGCACCGGCGTCACCATCCTCTGGAAGGACGGCCATGAATCGCACTGGACCTTCCCCTATCTGCGCGATGCCTGCCCCTGCGCCACCTGCCACGAAGAGCGCGAGCAGACAGGCCGCGCCCTGGGCGAGCCGAAGCCGAAGACCACGCAGTTGCTCCAGCTCTACACGCCACCCGCGAAGCCCAACTCCGCAGAGGCGATCGGCCGCTACGCCATCAAGTTCAAGTGGGCTGACGGGCATGAGAGCGGCATCTACTCGTGGGACTTTCTGCGGCGGCTGGATGAAGGCGCTCTGCCGGTGAAGGTGGCGCGATGAACACACCACTGCACGCACTCGAAGAGAAGCTGAAGCCGCTCTACGCACGGCTCGCAACGCATCCGCTCTACGCTTCGTTCCGCACCATCGAAGATCTGCGCGCCTTCATGGAAGCTCACGTCTTCGCCGTATGGGACTTCATGTCGTTGCTGAAGGCATTGCAGCGCGGCCTGACGTGCGTGGAGGTACCGTGGCTGCCAGGAGCCATGCCCGAAAGCCGTCGCCTGGTCAACGAGATCGTCCTTGGCGAAGAGAGTGACATCTACCAGGGCCAGCACCTCAGTCACTTCGAACTCTACCGGCTCGCCATGCAGCAGTGCGGCGCTTCCACCGTCGCGATTGATCGCCTGCTCTTCGCACTGCGCGATGGAGCGGACATGCATGAAGCCGTCCGCGGCAGCCATGCACCGGACGAAGCCAAGCACTTCGTTGGCGACACCTTCCACATCCTCGGCCAGGGCAAGCTGCACGCCATCGGCGCAGCCTTCACCTTCGGCCGCGAAGACCTGATTCCGGAGATGTTCAAGAGCTTTGTGCGAGATCTGAATCGCGACGTCGCCGGACAGCTTGAGACCTTTATCTGGTATCTCGAACGCCAC is a genomic window containing:
- a CDS encoding DUF971 domain-containing protein; amino-acid sequence: MSHEGIRMISREESELVAKTEQPLPAAAITPAKVKIAITEGTGVTILWKDGHESHWTFPYLRDACPCATCHEEREQTGRALGEPKPKTTQLLQLYTPPAKPNSAEAIGRYAIKFKWADGHESGIYSWDFLRRLDEGALPVKVAR
- a CDS encoding DUF3050 domain-containing protein: MNTPLHALEEKLKPLYARLATHPLYASFRTIEDLRAFMEAHVFAVWDFMSLLKALQRGLTCVEVPWLPGAMPESRRLVNEIVLGEESDIYQGQHLSHFELYRLAMQQCGASTVAIDRLLFALRDGADMHEAVRGSHAPDEAKHFVGDTFHILGQGKLHAIGAAFTFGREDLIPEMFKSFVRDLNRDVAGQLETFIWYLERHIEVDGEEHGPMALRMIAELCGDDATKWAEAEEAAIFALESRLRLWDGIAARIA
- a CDS encoding sulfite exporter TauE/SafE family protein, with the protein product MAVSLLAHAHYAWLVTASLLAGAVNAVASGGSFISFPAMLAMGVAPVQANATNTVAIWPGQLTSVFALRGDLRKDLLTVAVLCAISGGIGGAEILLHTPQSMFLHILPWMILAATVLFLFAGRISAWLKRGASHAHKDRPISMIALTAMLLPVCLYVGYFGAGGGLLIMAALGVLGVEAMHELNSMKVLVACIANLSAVVTFVVSNSVAWHYCLIAMVFAGLGGYVGAHYARRLPAAAMRAMVIAVGFAVSGWFFWVAHTRT